The window CAATCACCATTCCATGCCTTAGCTGCAAGCAAAAAGCAGCTGAAGTGGGTTAAACAAGGAATTGGCATCGACGTATTCCTGCTGAGTATGCTGACCCACTTTGTTCCTTATGTTTTTGTGCAGCGATATGCCCTACATCTCAAAGAAAAACTTCTCGCGTTTGTTCCCCATAACCAGGCCATGACCAATATCGGCATTATTCCGCAAGAGGCAGGCAATTTTGGCAAGACCAAGGCCTTGGCATACTCTCTGCTGGCCCCCACTGTCCCAGGTGGTTGCCAGCTTTTTACCATTTCTACCTATAATAAGGTGATGACCCTTTATCTCGGCTGTTCCGAAGAGGGATTGAGTAAGGACGAAGCTCAGGATTTTCTCAGGCTTTGGAAAGAAAAAATTCTTGAGGTGATCTCAGCAGGCTAAGGCTTTTGTAGCCTGAAAAACAGGGAGAAGAGGTCAAGGAAAGCGATAAACGATGCAGATTATTTTATTACCCGGCATGGATGGAACAGGCATGCTGTTCAACCCTTTTATCCGGGAACTGAACAAACATATCCCAGAGGATGTTTCAGTCCAGGTTATCTCCTACCCATGCGATCAGGACCTGAGTTATGCAGAGCTGGTCGATTTTGTACAAGAAAAGCTGCCCCTTGATGAAGATATCATCCTGGTGGCAGAATCCTTTTCCGGCCCTATTGCCTATGCCTTGGCGACTGGGCAGAAAAATCGAGTCCAGGCGGTTATTTTTGCTGCAACCTTTCTCTGCCCGCCCCAGAAAGCCCTGTGGAAAATGCCCCCTCGTCTGGTAGCGCCATTTCTCAAGATTCCCTTACCCATTTTTCTGCTCAAGGCCTTGTTTTTTGATCATGAGACAGCAGATGAAACCGTCGCCTTATTCAGGAAAGCATCAGGAAAGGTGAGAAGCTCTGTGTTTGCCACCCGGATGCGGGAAATTTGTACTCTTCGGATTGAGAGAAGCTCTCTGGATATGTCCTGCGCCTATGTCCGGGCCGGAAAAGATCATTTTGTACCTGGAGCGCATGCAGAGGAATTCAGAATTCTTGCCCCTCATATTAAATTGTTCGATATCCCAGGTCCTCACTTTGTCTTACAGGCAAGGCCAGAAGAAAGTGCCCAGGCTATTGGGGATTTTCTTAGCCCTGTTTTTTGAGAAAGGGAAACGTTTACCCAACAGCCTGACCCTGTCTGAATCGTTTAAAATTCTCTGCCTGCTCAAAGATCTCCTTATAGACCTCATCCCGATCCACCGGTGGGTAGTCATTCTCTGCCAGCAGGACAATCAAATCCGCTTTTAATTCCGCCTTAATATCCTCCCGCGCGCTCCAGTCGGTGTACTTGGCCTTGTCATCAACAACCGCCTTGACCTCCTTGGCCAGGTGCAGAAGTTTGTCTTCCGGGTAGGTAAAATCATATTTATGCGCCAAGGTCTTGAGGATATC is drawn from Candidatus Electrothrix aestuarii and contains these coding sequences:
- a CDS encoding alpha/beta hydrolase, which produces MQIILLPGMDGTGMLFNPFIRELNKHIPEDVSVQVISYPCDQDLSYAELVDFVQEKLPLDEDIILVAESFSGPIAYALATGQKNRVQAVIFAATFLCPPQKALWKMPPRLVAPFLKIPLPIFLLKALFFDHETADETVALFRKASGKVRSSVFATRMREICTLRIERSSLDMSCAYVRAGKDHFVPGAHAEEFRILAPHIKLFDIPGPHFVLQARPEESAQAIGDFLSPVF